In Anopheles gambiae chromosome 2, idAnoGambNW_F1_1, whole genome shotgun sequence, a single window of DNA contains:
- the LOC4576550 gene encoding NEDD4 family-interacting protein 1-like: MPPTNNRPDELPPPKADFSAPPPYEANDPQQHQHLHQHEYGSQQAVPVPELTTKLPTYEEVQMEKMINHELPMGPMGPLGPPQMPPPPPSITSMGGRGAAGVPGGPQVTFIAIDADGENITADNGLLGTDIMFVTAFLIAFLFNWIGFLVLTCFCHTIAARYGALSGFGLSLAKWTLIMKHSTDFASHENSWLWWLIMAFGFLICVRALVQYISIKRTWRLLSTSAQERLLFFY, encoded by the coding sequence ATGCCACCAACCAACAATCGACCGGATGAGCTGCCTCCGCCAAAGGCGGACTTTAGCGCACCGCCGCCGTACGAAGCGAACGatccgcagcagcatcagcacctTCACCAGCATGAGTACGGATCGCAGCAGGCGGTGCCGGTGCCGGAGCTCACCACCAAGCTGCCCACCTACGAGGAGGTGCAGATGGAGAAGATGATCAATCACGAGCTGCCGATGGGCCCGATGGGACCACTAGGGCCGCCGCAgatgccaccgccgccgcccagCATCACCTCGATGGGTGGCCGTGGTGCGGCCGGTGTACCGGGCGGCCCTCAGGTAACGTTCATCGCGATCGATGCCGACGGGGAGAACATTACCGCCGACAATGGGCTGCTCGGTACGGACATCATGTTTGTGACCGCGTTTCTGATCGCGTTCCTGTTTAACTGGATCGGGTTTTTGGTGCTGACCTGTTTCTGTCACACGATTGCCGCCCGGTACGGGGCACTGTCCGGGTTCGGGCTGTCGCTCGCCAAGTGGACGCTGATCATGAAGCACTCGACCGACTTTGCGTCGCACGAAAACTCGTGGCTGTGGTGGCTGATCATGGCGTTCGGGTTTCTGATCTGCGTCCGGGCGCTGGTGCAGTACATTAGCATCAAGCGCACCTGGCGCCTGCTGTCCACGTCCGCCCAGGAGCGGCTACTGTTTTTCTACTAA
- the LOC1276470 gene encoding large ribosomal subunit protein uL2: MGRVIRAQRKGAGSVFRAHTKKRKGEPKLRHLDYAERHGYLKGVVKQIIHDPGRGAPLAVVNFRDPYRFRLSKQLFIAAEGMYTGQFVYCGRRAQLQIGNVLPIGLMPEGTIVCNLEEKTGDRGKLARTSGNYASVIAHNPDTKRTRVKLPSGAKKVLPSANRAMIGIVAGGGRIDKPILKAGRAYHKYKVKRNCWPKVRGVAMNPVEHPHGGGNHQHIGKASTVKRGTPPGRKVGLIAARRTGRIRGGKGDEKFKEKEKK; this comes from the exons ATGGGACGCGTCATTCGCGCGCAGCGTAAAGGTGCCGGATCCGTGTTCCGGGCCCACACCAAGAAGCGAAAGGGAGAGCCGAAACTGCGCCATCTCGACTATGCCGAGCGTCACGGTTACCTGAAGGGTGTCGTGAAG CAAATCATCCACGATCCAGGCCGTGGTGCCCCGTTGGCGGTCGTGAACTTCCGCGACCCGTACCGTTTCCGCCTGAGCAAGCAGCTGTTCATCGCGGCCGAGGGCATGTACACCGGCCAGTTCGTGTACTGTGGACGGCGCGCCCAGCTGCAGATCGGTAACGTGCTGCCGATCGGTCTGATGCCGGAAGGTACGATTGTGTGCAATCTGGAGGAGAAGACCGGCGACCGTGGCAAGCTGGCCCGCACGTCGGGCAACTACGCCTCGGTCATTGCGCACAACCCGGACACCAAGCGTACGCGCGTGAAGCTGCCGTCCGGTGCGAAGAAGGTACTGCCGTCGGCGAACCGTGCTATGATCGGTATCGTGGCCGGCGGTGGCCGTATCGACAAGCCCATCCTGAAGGCGGGCCGTGCGTACCACAAGTACAAGGTGAAGCGCAACTGCTGGCCGAAGGTGCGCGGTGTGGCGATGAACCCCGTCGAGCATCCGCACGGTGGTGGTAACCATCAGCACATCGGTAAGGCGTCGACCGTCAAGCGCGGCACGCCCCCGGGTCGCAAGGTCGGTCTCATCGCTGCCCGTCGTACCGGTCGTATCCGTGGTGGCAAGGGCGACGAGAAGTtcaaggagaaggagaagaagtaA